One Rosa chinensis cultivar Old Blush chromosome 3, RchiOBHm-V2, whole genome shotgun sequence DNA window includes the following coding sequences:
- the LOC121052286 gene encoding uncharacterized protein LOC121052286 translates to MHIEKNICDNVLFSILGVARKSKDNLNSRRDLELMGIREQYHLKRRESGTEYADPAEFEMNNKGKDMFFSALSGSRIPDGAASNIARRVPLHDRSIGGLKSHDNHILLQQLIPLFIRSSLPENVVQALIDLGSFFKQLCSMDNCAADLEKARARIVLTLCELEKIFPPSFFDIMEHLPIHLADEALIAGAEIFWWMYPIERYLLTLKEYVRNRACPEASMAKGYLMEECMNFCTQYLNDVESKFNRPARKKNDDDINKGKDFVLEEITRTQAHRWILFHTEAVTPFLNEHLITIRRQFPAANEHYVQRVHFWEFANWFKEHVINLQRTSSVLLSEEVIALSNSPSPSAKRLTSYNANGFFFRVKSLDNHCSTQNSGVTLQADKNLSINSSPYYGRLTDIIKISYGIDIKYDLFKCDWVNLATGIKLDHFNFPLVNFKRLLYKNDYIGDEPFILASQAHQVWYALNPSGQEWLNVVDMPSRDLSLVQTNNTEEASISSESMDVEMDD, encoded by the exons ATGCATATAGAAAAGAACATTTGTGATAATGTTCTTTTCTCAATATTAGGAGTTGCTAGAAAGTCTAAGGACAATTTGAATTCTCGTCGTGATCTGGAACTTATGGGAATTAGGGAGCAGTATCATCTAAAGAGGAGAGAGTCCGGTACAGAGTATGCTGATCCagctgagtttgagatgaacaaTAAGGGGAAAGATATGTTCTTTTCAGCCTTATCAGGATCAAGAATCCCAGATGGAGCTGCTTCCAATATTGCACGTCGAGTACCTTTACATGATCGTAGTATTGGAGGTCTTAAGAGCCACGATAACCATATTCTATTGCAGCAACTTATTCCTTTATTTATACGAAGTTCTTTACCAGAGAATGTGGTTCAGGCATTGATTGATCTGGGTAGTTTTTTTAAACAGTTATGCTCAATGGATAATTGTGCAGCAGATCTAGAAAAGGCTCGTGCTCGTATAGTGCTGACACTTTGTGAACTTGAGAAGATATTTCCGCCATCATTCTTTGATATAATGGAGCATTTACCAATTCATTTAGCTGATGAAGCATTAATTGCTGGTGCTGAAATTTTTTGGTGGATGTACCCTATTGAGAGGTATCTACTGACCTTGAAGGAATATGTGCGGAATCGGGCTTGTCCTGAAGCATCAATGGCTAAAGGTTATTTGATGGAAGAGTGCATGAACTTCTGTACTCAGTATCTCAATGATGTGGAAAGCAAGTTTAATAGACcagcaaggaaaaaaaatgatgacGATATAAACAAGGGAAAAGACTTTGTACTTGAGGAAATTACTCGGACACAAGCTCATCGATGGATCTTATTCCATACAGAGGCAGTCACACCATTTCTCAA TGAACATCTTATTACTATTCGACGACAATTTCCTGCTGCAAATGAACACTATGTTCAGAGAGTTCATTTTTGGGAATTTGCAAACTGGTTTAAGGAGCAT GTTATCAATTTGCAAAGAACAAGTTCTGTATTGTTATCAGAAGAAGTTATTGCTTTGTCTAATTCTCCTAGTCCATCAGCAAAGAGATTGACTTCTTACAATGCGAATGGGtttttctttcgagtgaaaagtCTTGATAATCATTGCTCAACACAGAATAGTGGTGTAACTTTACAAGCAGACAAGAATCTTTCTATTAACTCTTCACCATACTATGGGAGATTGACAGATATTATCAAAATCTCTTATggtattgatatcaaatatgatttgtttaagtGTGATTGGGTTAATCTTGCTACAGGTATAAAGTTAGACCATTTTAACTTTCCTTTAGTTAACTTCAAGCGTTTGTTGTACAAAAATGATTACATAGGGGATGAACCCTTCATATTGGCATCTCAAGCTCATCAAGTTTGGTATGCTCTAAATCCTTCAGGGCAAGAATGGCTGAATGTTGTTGACATGCCTTCAAGAGACTTATCCCTTGTGCAAACTAACAATACTGAAGAAGCTAGTATTTCAAGCGAGTCAATGGATGTTGAAATGGATGATTGA